A window from Myxocyprinus asiaticus isolate MX2 ecotype Aquarium Trade chromosome 37, UBuf_Myxa_2, whole genome shotgun sequence encodes these proteins:
- the cfap92 gene encoding uncharacterized protein cfap92: protein MNSTASLDMESVNRCLNDRSLNSALLTDSGHDAKSEDPNMEMSDSSPLFDRTKKMFTTNPNYTVTCTVNIALAVLKDQEENVEYSTTSEKEKRKKGPKREPYSEVLEAPRAESYYCIEYNMLPDDPEPTRVDLVMFGLAAKVYMQYETKVLKPWREGNKMWVGWSQTLKLNVTRELLIKMATHKIMVRVWDSNDKVSFKARNDRPKAFRLPQEPNQMGGIMKMVCKLRATFERDNLRTKTSKKHQRDPEPTDDRKLSELSCATVTIKGGFAKEKKTLYQKPIQDNAVLLEVTPKKEVASLELSFASLLAGSTTLTDCLGFCSGGVNEGFWNVTLDQPLLSEQLKAELNPLVITILSASSLPSSPVPFHILKATCLPVYCQYKFHNMPVYRTKGHDHNADIYFKDVNVIFTGLLSPGKLREYLTGPPLEIEVHDRDRKTEKPSKIPAVFGTEPNDDKLGVVDLGITKRTTTLQNPYGIAKLDLLDLLQGQKYLKQRLPIRHSNIQQSELERTMLQTSSFEVPLDTSMSMGRYLEADSQLKVQVEIAYPLHSGSGNSEGDCPFCRIIYVFKYNNTPVLAKLTSEILQINAEAFQLDCYPIETIQRVLSGHKMSAKEREKKTLNVLTGFHLMDKAVHLFVLEGLKDQAVKRLWTSMPMKLNGDEEEKVTVLYNSSLSFSERLYDTLDVGLSPICLLKPLENIIKEPLVFIRNVVHHDCLEAMNRISQLCQVKRLKDAVHRNLFPSTDMILSLTKEFGLDLGRGELRLVTETEEAQDIANNNYVTKTTSKPLASFNREYFQRKQQQCNNVKDFIQANIEDIHRASSALQKSTANMLVGNVADGQAVNSYNFQMMKSTAQSRELLYRELAKDSICIHFTYPGFKSSFESNQHSKRPDDARIEELRKPWRENILHGNKLRPILSRSRLPWNQRNQDFDLYSKPPLLFGPDLPQSIHLAGETQFQSEPVQYNRQLKKKMLDETSQESGRVPEFKCHMKRAGLDKLQDILKDKPMKYSLKRPGMTLKPIPAISVVQQTKSTGSAKREANIPFTPGHFQNHKLSWDKNAVPRHSPQYNKFHLRDDWRPHSF, encoded by the exons ATGAACTCCACAGCATCACTTGACATGGAGAGTGTCAACCGCTGCCTCAATGATCGGTCTTTAAACTCAGCATTACTCACAGACAGTGGACATGATGCTAAAAGTGAAGATCCTAATATGGAGATGTCAGATTCCAGCCCACTGTTTGATCGAACCAAAAAAATGTTTACAACTAACCCCAACTACACAGTAACTTGTACAGTCAACATTGCACTAGCTGTCCTTAAAG ACCAAGAAGAGAATGTGGAGTATTCAACTACGTCtgagaaagagaaaaggaaaaaagggCCAAAGAGAGAACCATACAGTGAGGTATTGGAGGCCCCCAGAGCCGAGAGCTATTATTGCATTGAGTACAATATGCTTCCTGATGACCCTGAGCCGACCAGAGTGGATCTAGTGATGTTTGGCTTAGCAGCTAAAGTCTACATGCAGTATGAGACTAAG GTGCTGAAGCCTTGGCGAGAAGGAAACAAGATGTGGGTGGGTTGGTCTCAGACTTTGAAGCTCAACGTGACCAGAGAGCTCCTCATTAAAATGGCCACCCATAAGATTATGGTTAGAGTGTGGGACAGCAATGATAAGGTGTCCTTCAAAGCCAGGAATGACAGACCCAAAGCCTTCAGACTGCCACAGGAGCCAAATCAAATGG GTGGCATTATGAAGATGGTTTGTAAGCTGAGAGCTACCTTTGAGAGGGACAATCTGAGAACGAAGACATCTAAAAAACACCAGAGAGATCCAGAACCAACTGATGATAGGAAGCTCTCTGAGCTAAGCTGTGCCACAG TCACTATTAAGGGTGGCTTTGCAAAAGAAAAGAAGACACTCTATCAGAAACCCATCCAGGACAACGCAGTACTTTTGGAGGTCACACCAAAAAAGGAGGTCGCTTCATTGGAACTTTCTTTCGCTTCTCTACTTGCAG GGAGCACGACACTCACTGACTGCCTGGGATTTTGCTCTGGTGGAGTAAATGAAGGATTCTGGAATGTCACTCTGGACCAGCCGCTTTTATCTGAGCAGCTAAAGGCTGAGCTTAACCCACTGGTCATCACTATTTTATCTGCTTCATCTCTGCCATCCTCTCCTGTCCCTTTTCATATACTTAAG GCAACATGTCTTCCTGTCTACTGCCAGTACAAGTTCCACAACATGCCTGTTTACAGAACTAAAGGCCACGATCACAATGCAGATATCTACTTCAAGgatgtgaatgtcatttttacTGGTCTACTAAGCCCTGGAAAGCTGCGTGAGTATCTCACAGGCCCACCTTTGGAGATCGAAGTCCACGATCGAGACAGGAAAACTGAAAAACCCTCAAAAATTCCAGCCGTATTCGGCACTGAACCCAATGATGACAAACTAGGAGTTGTGGATCTAGGTATCACCAAACGGACAACTACACTCCAAAACCCATACGGCATAGCAAAGCTGGATCTGTTAGATCTCCTTCAAGGACAGAAATATTTGAAGCAGAGATTGCCAATTAGGCATTCAAATATTCAGCAAAGTGAACTGGAGAGAACAATGCTTCAGACTAGCTCCTTTGAGGTTCCTTTAGATACCTCAATGTCCATGGGCCGTTATCTTGAGGCTGACTCCCAACTAAAAGTTCAGGTGGAGATAGCGTATCCCCTACATTCTGGGAGTGGAAACAGTGAAGGAGATTGCCCATTTTGTCGCATCATTTATGTTTTCAAGTATAATAATACTCCTGTCTTAGCCAAACTGACATCTGAAATTCTGCAAATCAATGCGGAAGCCTTCCAACTGGATTGTTATCCAATTGAAACAATTCAGAGAGTCCTGTCTGGTCATAAAATGAGTgccaaagaaagagagaaaaaaaccctGAATGTTCTCACTGGATTTCATCTGATGGACAAGGCTGTACATCTTTTTGTTCTGGAAGGATTGAAGGATCAAGCTGTCAAAAGACTGTGGACCTCAATGCCgatgaa GTTGAATGGAGATGAGGAAGAAAAGGTGACTGTTTTATATAACTCAAGCTTGAGTTTCTCAGAACGATTGTATGACACGCTTGATGTAGGTCTGAGTCCGATTTGCCTTCTGAAGCCATTGGAGAACATCATTAAGGAACCTCTGGTGTTTATCAGAAATGTAGTCCATCACGACTGCCTCGAAGCCATGAATCG TATAAGCCAGCTCTGCCAAGTCAAGAGGCTTAAAGACGCAGTACACCGCAACCTGTTCCCATCAACTGACATGATTCTTAGTTTGACCAAAGAATTTGGATTGGATCTTGGGAGAGGAGAGCTAAGGTTGGTGACAGAAACAGAGGAAGCTCAGGACATAGCCAATAATAACTATGTCACAAAGACAACAAGCAAACCTCTTGCTAGCTTCAACAGAGAGTATTTCCAAAGGAAACAGCAGCAGTGTAACAACGTGAAAGACTTCATTCAG GCAAATATTGAAGATATCCACAGGGCAAGTAGTGCCTTACAAAAATCGACGGCAAATATGCTTGTGGGCAATGTTGCTGATGGACAGGCTGTTAATTCCTACAACTTTCAAATGATGAAGTCCACAGCTCAGAGTAGAGAACTACTTTACAGAGAACTGGCAAAG GACTCCATTTGCATTCACTTCACTTACCCTGGTTTCAAGAGCAGTTTTGAATCTAACCAGCACTCAAAGCGACCAGACGATGCTCGTATAGAGGAGCTGAGAAAG CCTTGGAGAGAAAATATTCTTCATGGGAACAAACTTAGGCCAATCCTGTCTAGATCCAGACTGCCATGGAATCAGAGAAATCAGGATTTTGACCTTTACTCCAAGCCACCATTACTGTTTGGACCAGACCTGCCCCAAAGCATCCATTTGGCTG GAGAGACTCAGTTTCAGTCTGAACCTGTTCAGTACAACAGGCAGCTTAAGAAGAAGATGCTTGATGAGACTTCTCAAGAAAGTGGAAGAGTTCCTGAGTTTAAATGTCACATGAAGAGAGCGGGCCTGGATAAACTACAAGACATACTTAAGGACAAGCCCATGAAATATTCTCTAAAGAGGCCAGGGATGACTTTAAag CCCATTCCAGCTATTTCTGTGGTCCAGCAAACCAAGTCGACCGGCTCAGCAAAGAGAGAAGCCAATATTCCATTCACTCCTGGACACTTTCAGAACCACAAATTGAGCTGGGACAAAAACGCTGTCCCAAGACACTCACCCCAATACAACAAGTTCCACCTTAG AGATGACTGGAGGCCACATTCATTTTAG